A genomic stretch from Arachis stenosperma cultivar V10309 chromosome 3, arast.V10309.gnm1.PFL2, whole genome shotgun sequence includes:
- the LOC130969705 gene encoding phosphate transporter PHO1 homolog 3-like, which yields MKFGKEYKSQMVPEWEEAYTDYNYLKALLKEIQRFKHSRNKKPSSSSAMLKRKLTLYRAFSGLTQRPYYHPLTPPDIEAQQEPIAVHLCASSAGDDCYQTTFLMASEEGGEYEVVFFKRLDDEFNKVEKFYRTKMEEVMKEAAMLNKQMDAFIALRMKVENPDLKFDRSVEMALLASHVASSTSLLSASTPRGAKIKRNVSMVMEKIEEGSTHHDQSEDEEDDKKQEVEVQKQNKPKNLFGTRPTPLEVLNHVQLNNTFETPRSTIKGVLNHPENAEISFNMKTLKKVEDQLHRSFIEFYRKLRLLKSYSFLNVLAFSKIMKKYDKITSRGAGKSYMKMVDDSNLGGSDEVTKLMDRVEKTFTKHFANSNRSKAMSILRPKAKRDTHRVTFTMGFLAGCIASLVLALILIIRTRNIMDHEETTKYMETLFPLQSLFGFVVLHMVVYAADIYFWKRYRVNYSFIFGFKQGTELGHNRVLLLSFGLAVLALVGVIVNLDMQMDPETKDYTALTELIPLILLLSVVAILLCPFNIIYRSSRVFFLTCLFHCICAPLYKVTLPDFVLADQFTSQVQALRSFEFYICYYGWGDFRQRKNTCNSSSIFQTFKFIVAAIPYWSRFLQCLRRLFEEKDPMQGYNGLKYLVTIVAVCLRTAYSINDGVGWEVLAWIFSISAAVVSTYWDLVIDWGLLQRHSKNRWLRDKLLIPHKTIYFVAMALNVLLRFAWLQTVLNFKFSSLHDQAMISIVASLEIIRRGIWNFFRLENEHLNNVGKYRAFKSVPLPFNYDEDEDKDD from the exons ATGAAGTTTGGAAAGGAATACAAATCACAAATGGTGCCAGAATGGGAGGAAGCATACACAGACTACAATTACCTAAAAGCCCTTCTCAAAGAAATCCAAAGATTCAAACACAGCAGGAACAagaagccatcatcatcatcagccATGCTCAAGAGAAAGCTAACACTCTACAGAGCCTTCAGTGGCCTCACACAGAGACCGTACTACCACCCTCTCACCCCTCCTGACATTGAGGCCCAACAAGAACCCATCGCCGTCCACCTCTGTGCCTCCTCCGCCGGCGATGATTGCTACCAGACCACGTTCCTGATGGCGTCGGAAGAAGGAGGTGAGTACGAGGTTGTGTTTTTCAAGAGACTGGATGATGAGTTCAACAAGGTGGAGAAGTTCTACAGGACGAAGATGGAGGAAGTGATGAAGGAAGCTGCAATGCTGAACAAGCAGATGGATGCTTTTATAGCTTTGAGAATGAAGGTTGAGAATCCCGATTTGAAGTTTGATAGATCTGTGGAGATGGCTCTTCTTGCTTCTCATGTTGCTTCTTCCACCTCTCTCTTGTCTGCTTCTACTCCAAGAGGAGCCAAGATCAAAA GAAATGTTTCCATGGTCAtggaaaagattgaagaaggaAGCACACATCATGATCAAtcagaagatgaagaagatgacAAGAAACAAGAAGTTGAAGTACAGAAACAGAACAAGCCAAAGAACTTATTTGGAACTAGACCTACACCTTTGGAAGTGCTTAATCATGTGCAGCTGAATAACACTTTCGAAACTCCACGCTCAACTATAAAAGGAGTTCTCAATCACCCTGAGAATGCAGAGATAAGTTTCAACATGAAAACTCTGAAGAAAGTTGAGGATCAACTTCACCGTTCATTCATTGAATTCTACCGCAAGCTTCGCCTTCTAAAAAGTTATAG CTTTCTGAATGTGTTGGCATTTTCAAAGATAATGAAGAAATATGATAAG ATTACATCTAGAGGTGCAGGTAAATCTTACATGAAAATGGTAGACGATTCCAACCTTGGAGGCTCCGATGAG GTCACAAAGCTTATGGATAGGGTTGAAAAGACATTCACTAAGCACTTTGCCAACTCAAATCGCAGTAAAGCAATGAGTATCCTCAGACCAAAAGCAAAGAGAGATACACATAGAGTTACATTTACCATGG GTTTCTTAGCAGGATGCATAGCATCTCTAGTTCTAGCGCTTATTCTAATAATCCGTACTCGCAACATCATGGATCATGAAGAAACCACCAAGTACATGGAGACCTTGTTTCCTCTTCAAAG CTTGTTTGGATTTGTAGTTCTACACATGGTTGTGTATGCAGCTGATATATACTTCTGGAAGAGATACAGAGTAAATTACTCATTCATATTTGGCTTCAAGCAAGGAACTGAGTTGGGCCACAATCGAGTCCTTCTTCTTAGTTTTGGCCTTGCAGTGTTGGCGTTGGTCGGCGTGATTGTTAACCTTGACATGCAGATGGATCCAGAGACAAAAGACTATACAGCACTCACCGAGCTTATTCCACTGATCTTGCTTCTT AGTGTAGTTGCTATTTTGCTGTGTCCTTTCAACATCATCTATCGCTCGAGCCGCGTTTTCTTCCTTACATGCCTGTTTCACTGCATATGTGCTCCTCTTTACAAG GTCACACTCCCAGATTTCGTATTGGCAGATCAATTTACCAGCCAG GTGCAAGCCTTGAGAAGTTTCGAGTTCTACATTTGCTACTACGGTTGGGGAGACTTCAGACAGAGAAAAAACACCTGCAACTCAAGCAGCATATTCCAAACTTTCAAATTCATTGTCGCTGCTATTCCATACTGGTCTCGTTTCCTTCAG TGTCTTAGGCGCCTGTTCGAGGAGAAAGATCCAATGCAAGGATATAATGGGTTGAAATATTTAGTCACAATTGTAGCTGTatgcctaagaacagcatataGCATCAACGATGGAGTGGGATGGGAGGTGCTGGCCTGGATTTTCTCAATATCTGCAGCAGTTGTTTCTACATATTGGGACCTTGTGATAGATTGGGGTCTTCTGCAAAGGCATTCCAAGAATCGATGGCTCAGAGACAAACTCCTAATCCCTCATAAAACTATATACTTTGTAGCCATG GCCTTGAATGTTTTGCTGAGATTTGCTTGGCTGCAGACAGTTTTGAATTTCAAGTTTTCCTCCCTGCATGACCAAGCCATGATTTCCATTGTTGCTTCCCTAGAGATCATTCGTCGTGGCATATGGAACTTCTTCAG ATTGGAGAATGAGCATTTAAACAATGTTGGCAAGTACCGTGCTTTCAAGTCAGTGCCACTACCCTTCAACTACGATGAGGATGAAGATAAAGATGATTGA
- the LOC130969707 gene encoding ribulose-1,5 bisphosphate carboxylase/oxygenase large subunit N-methyltransferase, chloroplastic, translating into MATVFSVCSGSSAFLSPCTSHTRCLSLLPKGSPLLHHIKKPFSVKSLSSLETQEVSSVSVSPAVTTFWQWLKEEGVISSKTPVKPGVVPEGLGLVATKDISRNEVVLQVPKRFWINPDAVAASEIGNVCSGLKPWLSVALFLIRERSRDDSLWKHYFPVLPKETDSTIYWSEEELSEIQGTQLLNTTLGVKEYVQNEFMRLQEEIILPNKKLFPFPITLDDFFWAFGILRSRAFSRLRNENLVVIPLADLINHSARVTTEDHAYEVKGAAGLFSWDYLFSLRSPLSVKAGEQIYIQYDLNKSNAELALDYGFIEPNSDRNAYTLTLGIPESDPFYDDKLDIAETNGFGETAYFDIFYNQPLPPGMIPYLRLVALGGTDAFLLEALFRNTVWSHLELPVSHDNEELLCRVVREACKSALAGYHTTIEEDNKLKEPKLDSRLAIAVGIREGEKKVLQQIDEVFKEKELELDQLEYYQERRLKDLGLCGESGDILGDLEKFM; encoded by the exons ATGGCTACTGTGTTCTCAGTGTGTTCGGGTTCTTCTGCTTTTCTCTCTCCATGCACTTCGCACACCAGGTGTTTGTCTCTTTTACCCAAAGGATCACCACTTCTTCACCACATCAAGAAACCTTTTTCTGTGAAATCCCTTTCTTCTTTGGAAACTCAAGAAGTATCATCAGTATCAGTGTCACCAGCAGTTACCACCTTCTGGCAATGGCTTAAGGAAGAAGGTGTTATCTCTTCAAAGACACCAGTGAAACCTGGTGTGGTCCCTGAAGGCCTTGGACTTGTTGCAACCAAAGACATATCAAGAAACGAGGTTGTTCTTCAGGTTCCAAAGAGGTTTTGGATTAACCCAGATGCAGTTGCTGCTTCTGAGATTGGGAATGTGTGTAGTGGTCTCAAGCCATGGCTTTCTGTTGCTTTGTTCCTCATTAGGGAGAGGTCAAGGGATGATTCACTTTGGAAGCACTACTTCCCTGTTCTGCCAAAAGAAACTGATTCTACTATATACTG GTCAGAGGAGGAGCTCTCAGAGATTCAAG GTACTCAACTTCTGAACACAACATTGGGTGTGAAAGAGTATGTGCAGAATGAATTTATGAGACTGCAAGAAGAAATCATACTCCCTAACAAGAAGCTTTTTCCTTTTCCTATAACACTGGATGACTTCTTCTGGGCATTTGGAATTCTCAGATCAAGGGCATTTTCTCGACTTCGCAACGAAAATCTGGTTGTTATTCCACTAGCAGACTTG ATAAACCACAGTGCAAGAGTAACTACAGAAGATCATGCTTATGAAGTTAAAGGAGCTGCCGGCCTTTTCTCTTGGGATTACTTATTTTCCCTAAGAAGCCCCCTTTCTGTCAAGGCTGGGGAACAG ATATATATCCAATATGATTTGAACAAAAGCAACGCCGAGTTGGCTCTGGACTATGGCTTCATCGAACCAAATTCTGACCGTAATGCATATACCTTGACACTTGGAATACCCGAGTCCGACCCCTTCTATGATGACAAACTAGACATTGCAGAGACCAATGGTTTTGGTGAGACTGCATACTTTGACATATTTTACAACCAACCACTTCCACCAGGGATGATTCCATACCTGAGACTTGTAGCTCTAGGAGGTACTGATGCTTTCCTACTGGAAGCGCTATTCAGAAACACTGTCTGGAGTCATCTAGAATTGCCAGTGAGCCATGACAATGAGGAACTTTTATGCAGGGTGGTTAGAGAGGCCTGCAAATCTGCTCTTGCTGGTTATCATACAACCATTGAAGAG GATAACAAGTTAAAGGAACCAAAATTAGATTCAAGACTTGCAATAGCAGTAGGAATAAGAGAAGGGGAGAAGAAAGTTCTGCAACAAATTGATGAGGTCTTCAAGGAGAAAGAATTGGAACTGGACCAGTTAGAGTATTACCAAGAAAGGAGGCTCAAGGACCTTGGCCTCTGCGGTGAAAGTGGTGATATACTAGGGGACCTTGAGAAGTTCATGTAA
- the LOC130969810 gene encoding uncharacterized protein LOC130969810 isoform X2 encodes MSAAAKQTLADHPEPKPEQLLPPDLPAPETLPLDQPRSDPSEPEAKQNLDHHEEKEGEVEEEEEEGECGFCLFMKSGGCRESFIEWEKCVDEAEKNKEDIVEKCVNVTAALKQCMEAHSDYYEPILRAEKAAEKQALAELEKEAMEKESKEQDRASSDSDKNLEA; translated from the exons ATGTCCGCCGCCGCGAAGCAAACCCTAGCTGACCACCCTGAACCCAAACCTGAGCAGCTCCTCCCTCCGGATCTTCCAGCTCCGGAGACTCTCCCGTTGGATCAGCCTCGTTCGGACCCTTCTGAACCCGAAGCAAAGCAAAATCTCGATCACCATGAAGAAAAGGAAGGggaagtagaagaagaggaggaagaaggagAGTGCGGGTTTTGCTTGTTCATGAAAAGTGGCGGTTGCAGGGAATCGTTCATCGAGTGGGAGAAGTGCGTCGATGAAGCAGAGAAGAACAAAGAGGACATCGTTGAGAAGTGCGTCAATGTCACGGCGGCGCTGAAGCAGTGTATGGAGGCCCACTCCGATTACTACGAACCCATCCTCCGCGCAGAGAAAGCCGCCGAGAAGCAAGCCCTCGCGGAATTGGAGAAAGAAGCCATGGAGAAAGAGTCCAAGGAGCAAGATAGGGCTTCTTCTGATTCTGATAAAAA TTTAGAGGCTTAA
- the LOC130969810 gene encoding uncharacterized protein LOC130969810 isoform X1, whose protein sequence is MSAAAKQTLADHPEPKPEQLLPPDLPAPETLPLDQPRSDPSEPEAKQNLDHHEEKEGEVEEEEEEGECGFCLFMKSGGCRESFIEWEKCVDEAEKNKEDIVEKCVNVTAALKQCMEAHSDYYEPILRAEKAAEKQALAELEKEAMEKESKEQDRASSDSDKKFDYSLEA, encoded by the exons ATGTCCGCCGCCGCGAAGCAAACCCTAGCTGACCACCCTGAACCCAAACCTGAGCAGCTCCTCCCTCCGGATCTTCCAGCTCCGGAGACTCTCCCGTTGGATCAGCCTCGTTCGGACCCTTCTGAACCCGAAGCAAAGCAAAATCTCGATCACCATGAAGAAAAGGAAGGggaagtagaagaagaggaggaagaaggagAGTGCGGGTTTTGCTTGTTCATGAAAAGTGGCGGTTGCAGGGAATCGTTCATCGAGTGGGAGAAGTGCGTCGATGAAGCAGAGAAGAACAAAGAGGACATCGTTGAGAAGTGCGTCAATGTCACGGCGGCGCTGAAGCAGTGTATGGAGGCCCACTCCGATTACTACGAACCCATCCTCCGCGCAGAGAAAGCCGCCGAGAAGCAAGCCCTCGCGGAATTGGAGAAAGAAGCCATGGAGAAAGAGTCCAAGGAGCAAGATAGGGCTTCTTCTGATTCTGATAAAAA ATTTGATTACAGTTTAGAGGCTTAA
- the LOC130966365 gene encoding transmembrane emp24 domain-containing protein p24delta9-like, producing MMICSNPKPLLHLSLLLLSLLFSSPTIESLRFDLQSSHTKCISEEIKSNSMTVGKYSVVNHNDGYPLPDSHRVTVRVTSSYGNNYHYGEKVQQGGFAFVAVEAGDYMTCFWAADANPSTTMTVDFEWKTGVAAKDWSNVAKKGQVDVMELELKKLYETVSSIHDEMFYLREREEEMQELNRTTNTKMFWLSLLSLIVCLSVAGLQLWHLKSFFEKKKLI from the exons ATGATGATTTGTTCGAACCCTAAGCCTCTTTTGCacctctctctccttctcctttCGTTGCTCTTCTCTTCTCCGACGATCGAATCCCTCAGATTCGACCTCCAATCCAGTCATACCAAATGCATCTCCGAGGAAATCAAGAGCAATTCCATGACCGTCGGGAAGTACTCCGTCGTCAACCACAACGACGGTTACCCTTTGCCTGATTCACACAGAGTCACCGTTAGG GTAACATCGTCTTATGGGAACAACTATCACTATGGAGAAAAAGTTCAGCAGGGGGGGTTTGCGTTTGTGGCAGTTGAAGCTGGAGATTACATGACATGTTTTTGGGCTGCGGATGCTAACCCTTCCACAACTATGACAGTTGATTTTGAATGGAAGACCGGTGTGGCTGCCAAGGATTGGTCCAATGTTGCTAAGAAAGGCCAAGTTGAT GTGATGGAGCTGGAGCTAAAAAAGCTGTATGAAACTGTTAGTTCCATTCACGACGAGATGTTCTATCTTCGCGAAAG GGAAGAAGAAATGCAGGAGCTGAACAGAACAACGAATACAAAAATGTTCTGGTTGAGTTTGCTTTCGCTCATAGTGTGCCTATCAGTAGCAGGATTGCAGCTATGGCACTTGAAGTCCTTCTTTGAGAAAAAGAAACTAATCTAA
- the LOC130969706 gene encoding rhamnogalacturonan I rhamnosyltransferase 1: MEVRSEGVQVRCDKLQAPVIARTRLRVWFIRVCSSIVIWTCLIQLLTVTELWRSNFISGITSRIYHINQRPFLAETTVAQAPPPYPPARNYTSNGFLRVSCNGGLNQMRAAICDMVTIARLLNLTLVVPELDKKSFWADPSNFEDIFDVTHFIGSLRDEVRIVKRVPKKFNTKNGYSTLKMAPISWSNEKYYLEQILPHFSKHKVVHFNKTDARLANNGLPLDLQKLRCRVNFQALKFTPEIETLGQKLIRILREKGPFVALHLRYEMDMLAFSGCTHGCSYEEAEELKRMRYAFPWWREKEIVSEERRLQGQCPLTPEETALVLQALGFDRDMQIYIAAGEIYGGEHRLAQLRAAFPKILKKEMMLAHDELWQFQNHSSQMAALDFMVSVASNTFIPTYDGNMAKLVEGHRRYLGFEKSILLDRKKLVELLDLHQNGTLPFDEFSDAVRRVHENRMGQPFRRRVSDKPKEEDYFYANPQECLCEGTKCDDLLGPRNSSVGMAAAQL, encoded by the exons ATGGAGGTTAGATCGGAGGGTGTTCAGGTGAGGTGCGATAAGCTTCAAGCACCTGTGATAGCGAGGACACGTTTGCGGGTTTGGTTTATTCGAGTGTGTTCAAGCATTGTGATTTGGACATGCCTCATTCAGCTACTTACAGTCACTGAACTGTGGCGTTCCAATTTCATTTCTGGAATTACAAGTCGAATATATCACATTAATCAGCGTCCTTTCTTAGCAGAAACCACTGTTGCTCAAGCCCCTCCACCTTATCCACCTGCAA GAAATTATACAAGTAATGGATTTCTAAGAGTGTCCTGCAATGGGGGCTTAAATCAAATGCGTGCAGCG ATTTGTGACATGGTAACAATTGCTCGACTTTTGAATCTCACATTGGTTGTTCCAGAGCTAGATAAGAAATCCTTTTGGGCAGACCCTAG TAATTTTGAAGACATATTTGATGTCACACATTTCATCGGGTCTCTTAGAGATGAAGTTCGAATAGTGAAAAGAGTGCCGAAGAAGTTTAATACTAAAAATGGATATTCCACCCTTAAGATGGCTCCTATTAGCTGGTCcaatgaaaaatattatttggaGCAG ATTCTGCCACATTTTAGCAAGCATAAGGTGGTACACTTCAACAAAACAGATGCACGCCTAGCAAACAATGGTCTGCCATTGGATCTACAAAAACTTAGATGTCGTGTTAATTTCCAGGCACTTAAATTCACTCCTGAAATTGAGACTTTGGGGCAGAAATTGATTCGGATTCTTCGTGAGAAGGGACCTTTTGTGGCATTGCATCTGAGATATGAGATGGACATGTTGGCTTTCTCAGGCTGTACTCATGGTTGCAGTTATGAGGAAGCCGAGGAGCTCAAGAGGATGAG GTATGCATTCCCTTGGTGGAGAGAAAAGGAGATAGTGTCTGAAGAGAGGAGATTGCAGGGTCAATGTCCCTTAACACCAGAGGAGACAGCCTTAGTTCTCCAAGCCTTAGGTTTTGATAGAGACATGCAGATCTACATTGCTGCCGGTGAGATCTATGGTGGCGAGCATAGACTTGCACAACTGAGAGCTGCATTTCCAAAAATT ttaaaaaaagaaATGATGCTGGCCCATGATGAGTTGTGGCAGTTCCAAAATCATTCGTCACAGATGGCAGCTTTGGATTTTATGGTTTCAGTAGCCAGTAACACCTTCATTCCTACCTATGATGGGAACATGGCAAAACTTGTCGAAGGCCATCGCAG GtatttgggttttgaaaaatCCATATTGTTGGATCGGAAGAAGCTTGTAGAGTTGCTTGATTTGCATCAAAATGGAACCCTTCCATTTGATGAGTTTTCAGATGCAGTGAGACGGGTTCATGAAAACAGAATGGGGCAGCCATTTCGTCGTAGGGTGTCAGACAAGCCAAAGGAGGAAGATTACTTCTATGCCAACCCTCAAGAGTGCCTCTGTGAGGGGACAAAATGCGATGACCTGTTAGGCCCTCGCAACTCCAGTGTAGGAATGGCAGCTGCACAACTATGA